The DNA region AGTGCCTACTGGGTGCAAGGCAGTGCCTAGAGCTGGGGATTGATTGGTGAAGACACTACATTACTATGATTCCTGAGGAGGTCATCTGGGGAGAAGGATCTTGGACACCtgcctgtctccctttctctccggAAGGACTCAACTGTCTTGAGCAACCCTGGCAATGACACTCCCCTGTGGGGCCCAGGAGAGGCCAACACATTGTCAGGGAGATGGAGAAACGAATTCTTTAGTTGCACATGAGGAGGACTTGCCCACTGCCCAGCAAGCCCCGTGAGGCAACAACAGTAGGGGCTGAGGCAAGCCTCAACCCACATCCTGGCAGGCAGCCAGTGATGGGTGGGTCAGGAAGGCTCCTAGTTGGGTCTTTGCATCAGGCCCAAGCTGGGCATAAAGGAGGGACCTGCAGGTTGGGAGGAGGCCGACTTGGGGACCATGGAGACCCAGAGGGACAGCCCCTCCCTGGCGCGGTGGTCACTGTTGCTACTGCTGCTGGGCCTGGTGATCACTCCAGCTGCCTCCCGGACCCTCACCTACAGGGAGGCTGTGCTCCGTGTTGTGGATAGCTTAAACCAGCAGTCCTCGGAGGAGAATTTCTACCGTCTCCTGCAGCTGGACTCACAGCCCGAGGGAGTGAGTTGAGGAGGGGGACAGTGAGGAGGGAGGCTCTGCTCCAGCCTGCCAGTCTTGGCTGTACCGTCCTTCCCTTTTTTCATGCTTTGCTCATGTCAGGAAGGCCTTTCTCCCTTTAAGTGTTCTTCCAAGAAACCTTTCCATCGTCGTgtgcccccctctccccaccagcatGAGTGCTTCTTGCCTTAGAATCTCTACTGCGTGAAGAGGTGCCCCTCCCATTCAGTGTTCTGGAAGTTCCAGGGTTAAGACTGGGATTACTGGCTCTGGGATGTGACTTCCCTGCCCAGGGAAGGGCTCTGCTCAGCCTTGAGATTCCAGTGGGAATGTCTTTGCCTCCAGGAGGCCCCTGCTTTCTCGTGGCCCCCTGAGGGGGAGGTGCTACCCATTAGAGCTTGTCTGAggtccgctcatgctctctcagtTTGGTGAGGGCAAGAATGGGCTCTGTCTGCCTCACCTCTATGCCTTAGCACAGAGTCAGTACCTAAGctgggaggttggtgggggggcacaggggcaggggggtgggcaggTATACAGATTAGAGAAGGCAAGCATGAGCCTGAGTCTGGtcttcccacttcctctcctgAGCAGGATGAGAACCCAGACATCCCAAAGCCTGTGAGCTTCACCATGAAGGAGACTGTGTGTCCCAAGACGACACAGAAGCCCCTGGAGGAGTGTGATTTCAAGGACAATGGGgtgaggctggggctgctggcaGATGCCCCCCTGGGAGCTGAACGAGTGGCCTCCTGGGAATATTTCCAGCCACTGGGGTGACGCTGGGAGGTTATGGCACAGGGGTTCCAATTTGACCTGGAGACTCCTCTTCTCAGCTGGTGAAACGGTGTAACGGGACAGTCACCCTGGATGCGGACAGGAGCTACTATGACATCAACTGTGATGAGGTGAGTGTTCCCTTCTGGATTGGAGGGGTTGATGGGGTGGCGGTGCATAGAACATCCTATGGGCCAATTAACCACTGTGGCATCCAGGCAGAGAAagcccctcctgccctgggctTCTCCCTCAACCTGAGCCTCAGGTCTCCAGGACTGTCTCTGCAATCccttagaacagtggttctcaaaagtGTGGTCCTGAGaacctgggaatttgttagaaatgcaaattcttgggccccactcAGAACTACAGAATCAGATTCTGGTGTGGGGCCCAGCAATTTGTACTTTAACAAACCCGCCAGGGGATTCTGACTCCTGTTGAGAGGCTTGAGAGCCACTTTGAGTAATGAGCtttcagctgtgtgaccctgggaagCCCCCTGCCATCTCTGggccagtttcttcatctgttcgTGGGTGTAAGGATTCAATCAACCACATACTCTGAAGGTTATAGCCAGAGGATGAACTGGAGCCCCAAGGCTCTTTGGGGAGCCCAAGAGAGAGGTGTCTAGGAGGGGAGGGATCTTGTCTTGACCCTGGGTCCAGCCCAGCCCCCATAAAGAAACTACTTCCTTCTGACACACAGGCCCAGGAAGCCAGATTTGTCAGGCTGCGGGATTTCTTCAAGAAAGCGGGGCAGAAAATTCGCGGAAGGATTCGGGGAATTGGCGGAAGGATTTGGAGAATTGGCAAGGGAATCAGGGATATTTTAAAGAATCTTCCACCCAGGCCACGGGTCTAAGGGTCTGCTTTGCCCTGACTTAGGCTTCTGGaccctaaaaataaatttttgtgaaaGCAACTTCCTCTAAGCTTCAATTTTACTTGTCTTGCTCACCACGATTGAGTCATCATTTCTGGAAGGActtgcgcgcgcgtgtgtgtgtatgtgtgtgtgtgcatgtgtgcgcgcGCGTATGCGCGTGTATATGTGTACACGCACCCATGCAAAGCACAAAGGTGGGGGCAGCTATTCCACCCAGAATGGCATGGGGCGAGGCTGTAGGGCTAGGACGGCCAGGACAGTGTCTCCATTCTCAGGATTCTTCCCCATGCCCTTCAAATGCCTCCCACCATCCTCGCTGAACACCCAGTAGTGATAAAATCAACGCTGTGTGTAGTTAGTGGAGAGGTTGCAGAGCTGTTCCTGCTTCTATGGAGATGGCAGCTGAGGGAGGGGCCAGGCATTTTGGGAAACACAGGGAGGCAGTTAAGTCTCCCAGCCGGCTAGGTTCTAAGGTCAGCCTGCTGGTGCAGTTCCCATAAAGTTCCAATTCcccttgaaaatcttttttttttttttaaagattttatttatttatttaacagagatagagacagccagcgagagagggaacacaagcagggggagtgggagaggaagaagcaggctcacagcggaggagcctgatgtggggctcgatcccagaacaccggaatcacgccctgagccgaaggcagacgcttaaccactgtgccacccaggtgcccctccccttgAAAATCTTAACTCTGGAAAAGCCCACCGCTCCTGGCATCTCCTCTGGCATTGGAAAACATCACTGTTTCTTTAGCTGGGTAGCAGATTTAAGTTGGGGGCTTGTGTTTAGGGATCAAATGGTATCAACATTTGGTACCATTAAAAGCAAGAGTCTCGCTTGGCAGGCTGAAGAGCTCTGGCTAGGGGAGACATGGGTGTTTCAGACACTGTCAATGTCTTGCTCACTTGCCATTCAGTAGCGACTAGAAGCACCAGTGGCTCTTTGCTGGGGGTGTTGGCACTCCAAGGAGCAACCTCAACCAAAGATTGGTGGAAGTTggtgggaaaatattttctcttccttgctccTTGAGTGCGTCCACTCCAAGATATTGCCCAGGTCCCCAGCTGGTTGTGCCCCTGTTGCCCACAGCAATGACCTGTTATTAACACACCCTGTTCTGGCTTCTGTTCCTGCTCCATCTCACTTCCTTATGCTCCTGATCCTGCCTTCTGTATTCGCCTACCAAATAAACTCCTTCCCCTTGCGTCCTTGTCTTAGATCTGCTTCTGGGGCCAACCTAAAATAAGACATAGACATCCTGCTCTGAGAGCAACAGGAGGCAGGATATCACATAGCATTTCCTTTGTTATCTGTCATGCTTGCTTCTTCCTGGCGAGCAGGTCACGCTAAGGTTTTCTGCTTCCTGTGGCTCCCACCTTCTGAAGCGGGCCCATGTTGAGTGGGCTCCACTTGACCCTTCCTTCTGTGATGGCCACCGTTCATCAATTACTGAATTCCCATGCCCAGTTGTGGGCCATTGTTGTGATCACCCTGGAAATCAGAGCTAATTGTCTTAGTAAATGGACGTGGCCTTCTCTGATTACAAGGATCTGAAAAGGCTCTTGCTATAGGAAATAGGTTTTCTCTTCCATCAAAGGTGTTCATCTttgtgtgattttgtttttaaatttttctcaatattttatttaaaaagtagttaaacacgggcacctggctggctcagtcagcagaacatgtgactcttgatctcagggtcgtgagtttaagcaccacattgggtgtagagctccctaaaaaaataataaaattaaataaaaaattaaaaagtagttaACCATACAGGACCATTAGAAGAATTGTATGGTGAACATGTACCCACCTATTAGACTCTACAATCAATATTTTACTTGGATTATTTTTGTAGTTGCTTTAGAGTCAATCCTCTAGCTGCTCCTTGGATGGTCTTTGCTTCTTGTGGCTGGTTTGGGGCAATAGCATGGATTCAGGAGGCATGCTTTTAGCCTGGTCCTTTTAGGGGACAATGCTCCCCCCCCCAGAGGTTTGTGACAAGAGGAACCACCCCAAACAGACAAGATCAGAGCAGCTGGTGACATTGACCTGTATCAGTCACCGAGGCTGTAGGCTGTTGCCTCCAGAACACATAACAGGCACCTGAGAAATGACAGTCCCTGTCTTCCCCTTAGGGGAGAAGTTTGGCTGATGGGTAGCCTGTATTTTCTGGTGATTCCAAGGATGACTTTGGTGACTCAAGGCTGGAATGTCTTTAAACACAAGGCagaggaagcattttttttttcaaagattttatttatttatttatttgacagagagagagacagccagcgagagagggaacacaagaagggggagtgggagatgaagaagcaggctcccaggggaggagcccaatgtggggctcgatctcaggactttgggatcatgccctgagccaaaggcagacacttaacgaccgagccacccaggcgcccccagaggaaGCATATTGCCCAGCTGTGGTCTCGTGGTGAAAATCACTGATAGGAACTCAGAGTTTGGGGCCACATTCACTGGAGGAGCCCTGGAACGCACAGCAGGGCAGGTGCATTAACTGGTTACAAGGGTAACCGGCCAGGTGCCGCCCGTGAGCAGAGATGAGTGGAGTTTGGCCTCGTAAGTATCCACTCACCTAGTGCAGAAGGTCACTGTGTTGCTCCAAAGATGAacaatgttttctatttgtgATCTCAGTGCCAGttttttggagtttttatttgttcgtttttgtttttaaagctttttttttttttttaagattttatttatttatttgacagagagagacagccagcgagagagggaacacagcagggggagtgggagaagaagaagcaggctcacagcagaggagcccgatgtgggactcgatcccggtacgccgggaccacgccctgagccgaaggcagacgctttaacgactgcgctacccaggcgcccctgtttttaaagcttttgattGGTATGAGAGCCTCTGTTTGAACAGGTCAATGAATCAGTGGGGTGGGTACTGAAATGTTTCCATGGGTCTGTATTTATCCTTCTGCTGCTTTTAGACTTACTGTTTGTCACCAGACTGCCCCACAACAGGAGCTTCAGCCTCAGAGCACATGGGCTCAAGGCTTTTACGAGATGAGGGTGGCATGCTCCGTGGGGCCAGAGGTGTTTTCCCCTCTTGCACATGTTGGAGCCAGTCAGCCTCATGGTTTTCGTGACCACCAATGTCTTCCCTGTTCAAAAAGGCCTTTGTGGCATTTGAAACACACCAAGCACCTGTTTCTAGTTTGGCCAGATCCTGTTTGCAGGGATGAGGACGTGCATATCAGCGTGGTTTTGAGAGGACTCTGTGGTCTGGTTCTGGGGCCCGCAGGCAGGTCTGGCTGACCACCTCAGGAGCCTGGGGTATGGCATCTTTGACCTGGGGCAAAAAACCGAGTTAGGGGAGCCTGTGGAATCCAAAAGAAAAACCTGAGGTGAAAAAGCATTGCAAACAAGCCATTAgtatggaggggaggggggcaggccaAGAGGAGCATCCTGTGGGAGGTCCAGGGTGGCTGGACAGCCGAACAAGAGGTGGTGGTTTCACAAGGAGCCAGAAGGCATTTCCTCGAGCTGAACCTGTAGCCCCATGGGCTGCTTCCAGGGTGCCTGGAGCCTTGGtcaagagcagggagggggcactTGGAAGCCTCCGCCAAAGTTAGCCCCTTGGAATGTGTGCTCCTTGCCTTGCCCGCCTCTTCCTTAAGGAAGATAAAGGGTAACCTCCGCGCATTTCACATGGggggaaaaccaaaacaaaaaacaggggggaaaaaacccacacaagGTAGGAAAAGGCCAAATAACTTCCTCAGGATAGACAGATTTGCTTAAATTGCCTGAAAAGAGTTTGGTGAGCTAAATATAGCACACTCTCACCCAATCATGGCACGATCTTTATTGAATTACCCATTGCACACTAGGGAATGGAAATTTCACATGACTAGTCTGATTCCAGAATCCGAATAGGGTCCAAATTGGCAAGCCTCAGCTACAGTtggtaaaagaaaggaaagttttcTTGCCCATTGCCAAACTCCAGCTTCAGAGCCATCCTGGGTCTTGCTCACCCTTCCCGTCTGCCAGCaaagccccaccccctgccctgtctGTACCCGGATGCTGCTCTTGGCATCCAAGGAGCACAGCGGAGCTCAGACCCATCAGTACCTCCCCCACCCTGGGAGTGTTCCTGGTTTATGCTTCCAGATCCAAGTCCCAGGaatgcagaaagggaagggaagggcctTGGGAGGGTCGGGTGAGTGGGGGAGGTGGCCGGAGTGGCCGTGGTCATCCTTGTCCAGATAGGGTAAAGGAGGCTCCTGGGTAAGGCTGCGTCAGGCTGGAGCTGTGGGGCACACTTTCTCCCGTAGACACACTTCATCCATCCAGGATGGATTTGTGTTGGATGGGGAAATATTTTAGACTTCTTCAGTCTTTAGttacaaattaattaaaagtaaaatttaaaatgtagttcCTCAGCAGCACTCGCCACAACAGGTGGTCCACAGTCACTTGTGGCCAATGGCTGCGGGAGCAGAGAGCAGATTCGGGGTGGCGGCCGTTAGCACCATGGACAGTGTACGGGAAACCCCGCCCAGCCACAGCGTAGGTGAGTAGTCAGGGGTCCTCAGCTCCGCGTACTGGGTCCGGCCCTCAACCGCCCGCATGCCCTGAAGGCCAGCCCAGGCCTCGGATACCGCGACACCAGCTCGCCGCCTGAGGTCGGAGTGCGGGATAAAGCAGGGGGTCACTTCCTCTCGCCCTTCCCTTCGCGAGGCCGCCTGGCCGGCCGATTCACCGTGGACCGCCCAGGCCGGAGCAGAGCCCGCGGGGCCCACCTCCGAGCCTGGGCTGGCAGGAAGGCGAGGCGGGGGCGGCAGCGGTGACACTGGCAGAGGCAAGTCTAAGGAGGATCGCGCGGCGAACCCCAGGGCCTCCAGTGGCGCCAGAAGGAGGAGGGGATCCTAAAGGAAATGAGTCAGGGTGCGGCCAGCAGCCTGCCGGAAAGCGTAGTTCCGAAGCAGAACGCTCCTCTGGCAGTGACCCCCTCCAGTTCTTAGACGTGACCCCACGTGCTGGAAGCCGTCACCGCGCGTGAACAGTGCCATGACCTCACGTGATCAGGACCATGACACCACATGATTAAAGCCATTGGCCCCAAGTGATGGGAACTGTGACCTCACTAACTGTGACTGTGATCCCCACATGTTGCGGCCATGACGCACATCATCAGGGCATGCGGCCCCTTTGCTAAGACCCCTGAGCCCACTTGATCAGAGCCTCGAACCCATGTAATCGGGGCTGTGACCACTGCCTTGCTCAGAGCAGTCACTCCGATGGTGCTCAGGACCTAGTCTCCCAATCAGGACCCAACTTCACTGGGGTCTGGACCGTAGGTCTTTGTGGCTGGGACCCCATGTCCTCATGTGGAAACCCAACTTCATGTGGTATTGACCCCACACACGTGGGGCTGTTACCCCTCGTGCAGGGTGTGGTGGTAAGGGGGCATGTCATTAGCCATCTTTTATAAATTAGGTGTAGATAAGTCAGTGAGTTAGATGGGTGGAATAGTCACTGTATGGGGGTGGTGAAGTGATTTCCATTCTTCCGGTTAAAAAACcatggaaggaaaagggaaagggggaaggagaagggaaagggaaatcaTGGCTCTGACCATAGTCGGAAGGGTTTTGTGATGTATTTGGGATGGGAGAGATTTCAGCAGTCTCTCTTCTGCTGTCCTGTCTGCCACCCCCTTGCAgggtattcaataaacttctatctccttaaaaaaaatgggagagatTTTAATGCCACTTTCTCAGGGCCATAGCCACAGGTGACCAGAGCCCAgaggaccagcagcagcagcaacagcattCTGATAAAAACC from Ursus arctos isolate Adak ecotype North America unplaced genomic scaffold, UrsArc2.0 scaffold_14, whole genome shotgun sequence includes:
- the CAMP gene encoding cathelicidin antimicrobial peptide gives rise to the protein METQRDSPSLARWSLLLLLLGLVITPAASRTLTYREAVLRVVDSLNQQSSEENFYRLLQLDSQPEGDENPDIPKPVSFTMKETVCPKTTQKPLEECDFKDNGLVKRCNGTVTLDADRSYYDINCDEAQEARFVRLRDFFKKAGQKIRGRIRGIGGRIWRIGKGIRDILKNLPPRPRV